A stretch of Cicer arietinum cultivar CDC Frontier isolate Library 1 chromosome 5, Cicar.CDCFrontier_v2.0, whole genome shotgun sequence DNA encodes these proteins:
- the CAMAPK5 gene encoding mitogen-activated protein kinase homolog NTF3 codes for MATPVEPPNGIRNEGKHYYSMWQTLFEIDTKYVPIKPIGRGAYGIVCSSVNRETNEKVAIKKIQNAFENRIDALRTLRELKLLRHLHHENVIALKDIMMPVHRNSFKDVYLVYELMDTDLHQIIKSSQSLSNDHCQYFLFQLLRGLKYLHSANILHRDLKPGNLLINANCDLKICDFGLARTNCSKNQFMTEYVVTRWYRAPELLLCCDNYGTSIDVWSVGCIFAELLGRKPIFPGSECLNQLKLIINILGSQREEDIQFIDNPKAKRYIKSLPYSPGTPFSRLYPNAHPLAIDLLAKMLVFDPTKRISVTEALQHPFMASLYDSNCDPPAIIPIDLDIDEDLGEEMIRELMWNEMLHYHPDSAMENAEICS; via the exons ATGGCGACTCCGGTTGAACCACCAAATGGGATTAGAAACGAAGGAAAGCATTATTATTCCATGTGGCAAACCCTGTTTGAGATTGACACCAAATATGTGCCGATCAAACCAATTGGTCGAGGAGCTTATGGAATTGTGTGTTCTTCTGTCAATAGGGAAACCAATGAGAAAGTTGCAATCAAGAAGATACAAAATGCTTTTGAGAATCGTATTGATGCACTTAGAACTTTGCGCGAACTAAAACTTCTTCGACACCTTCACCATGAGAATGTAATTGCCTTGAAAGACATCATGATGCCCGTTCATAGGAATAGTTTCAAGGATGTTTATCTGGTTTATGAACTCATGGACACAGATTTGCATCAGATTATTAAGTCTTCCCAATCTTTGTCTAATGATCACTGCCAATATTTCCTCTTTCAG TTGCTTCGGGGATTGAAATATCTTCATTCAGCTAATATCCTTCATCGTGACTTGAAACCTGGGAATCTTCTAATCAATGCGAATTGTGACCtaaaaatatgtgattttggGTTAGCACGCACTAACTGCAGCAAGAATCAGTTCATGACGGAGTATGTTGTCACTCGGTGGTATAGAGCACCAGAACTCCTACTTTGCTGTGACAACTATGGGACATCTATTGATGTATGGTCAGTGGGATGCATCTTCGCAGAGCTTCTTGGACGAAAACCTATTTTCCCTGGCTCAGAGTGTCTCAACCAATTAAAACTTATTATCAATATCCTTGGTAGTCAAAGGGAGGAGGATATTCAATTTATTGATAATCCAAAGGCAAAGAGGTACATCAAATCACTTCCATATTCACCTGGAACCCCCTTTTCCAGACTTTACCCCAATGCACATCCATTGGCAATTGATCTACTGGCAAAGATGCTTGTTTTTGATCCCACGAAGAGGATTAGTGTCACGGAAGCGCTTCAACACCCTTTCATGGCCTCTCTCTATGATTCTAACTGTGACCCTCCAGCCATTATTCCAATTGATCTTGACATTGATGAGGATCTAGGGGAAGAGATGATAAGGGAGTTGATGTGGAACGAAATGCTTCATTACCATCCTGATTCTGCTATGGAAAATGCAGAGATATGCTCTTGA